A single window of Microplitis demolitor isolate Queensland-Clemson2020A chromosome 7, iyMicDemo2.1a, whole genome shotgun sequence DNA harbors:
- the LOC128668277 gene encoding uncharacterized protein LOC128668277, translating to MSKILLIFAFSALLSCVMGQNFEDPYYKLRIKEQRERITNMLNELAESTTKSVETTTEKMETTTETMETTTETMETTKKPKESTTKAVEATTKSYESTTNSDNLKNLEDSSSTPKNCLVNKMLCFIINDQCCPGTTCVPIILSFAVGTCVQKIL from the exons atgtctaaaattttattaatttttgcttTTTCTGCATTACTCAGTTGTGTTATGggtcaaaattttgaagatccatactataaattaagaattaaaGAGCAACGGGAGAGAATTACAAATATGCTTAATGAATTAGCTGAATCTACAACAAAATCAGTAGAGACGACAACAGAAAAAATGGAAACGACAACAGAAACCATGGAAACGACAACAGAAACAATGGAAACGACAAAAAAACCAAAGGAATCGACAACGAAAGCAGTGGAAGCGACAACAAAATCATACGAATCAACGACGAATTCTgataatcttaaaaatttagaagattCCTCCAGCACACCTAAAAATTGTTTGGTCAATAAAATGCTT tgtttcATCATTAATGATCAGTGTTGCCCTGGAACCACATGCGTACCAATAATTTTGTCGTTTGCTGTCGGAACTtgtgtacaaaaaattttataa
- the LOC103569562 gene encoding uncharacterized protein LOC103569562: MSKIILISFVALLIAIIKNSEGMPNYEENFSNEYKNSTEDPKKIHSSKILEGIIKLTAYLQNSIDLIMGALECIKNSKELTANTNESVINSDKMKNLTEIKIFNGNDLIEATTNGNKSSTNFDEFEHDDKIKNCSARGGSCSSIASPGTSEVCCPKHTCVPISFGSGVCV, from the exons atgtcaaaaattatattaattagtttcGTTGCATTACTTAttgcaattattaaaaatagtgaaGGGATGCCAaattatgaagaaaatttttcaaacgagtataaaaattcaactgaggatccaaaaaaaatacattcatcAAAAATACTCGAAgggataattaaattaacggcATATTTACAAAACTCTATTGATTTGATAATGGGCGCATTggaatgtataaaaaattcaaaggaaTTGACAGCAAATACAAATGAATCTGTAATTAATtctgataaaatgaaaaatttaactgaaattaaaatttttaatggtaatgATCTTATTGAAGCAACGACGAATGGAAATAAATCTTCAACTAATTTTGATGAATTTGAACatgatgacaaaataaaaaattgtagtgCAAGAGGAGGATCA TGCTCGAGTATCGCATCTCCTGGAACATCTGAAGTATGTTGCCCTAAACATACTTGCGTACCAATATCATTCGGATCTGGAGTCTGTGTCTAA